AGAACCGACGGCAGGTCCCTACCTGCGCTACGGCCGTCCCCgagctccgccgccgccgcggggggggtgggggggtccggACGCTGCCGGAGGCTCCCGCCGCCCTCACAGCCCCCGAGCAGCGCTGAGGAGAAAAGGGCGGAAACCCGCGCTTGAAACTCCTCGCGCAGCCCGCCACCGCTCCCGACCAATCAGCGCGCAAGAAGGAAGAGTGGCGGCGGGGAGCAGCCAATCGGGTCGAAGCGCTGTCCTCAATCCCCCTCTCGCCATCTGCCCCTGAGGAAAAGTGAAATCCCGTGTGGCTGCGTCGTTCTCTCACCGCCCGCCCGGGCCGTTTTGGGTGAAAACTTGGTCGTTTTTAACCCACGGGGCCATCAGAGGGTGCAGGACACTTCCAATtccagcagccctggctgctgccatTTTTTCCAGGCCGTTCCCGGGCTCGCGCGGGGCGAGCAGCCCCTGGCAGTTCCCGCTCCCTGCTCCCTCAGGccgtttttcctcctttttgggGAGCGAGGGGCGCTGGGGGGTCGTTACAAAAATCCCCTTCCCTCACTAGTGTATCAGTCGATCCTTAGAGTATAAATGTGTATTAACTTCGTTAATATGTATTATTTCACATTATATGCTGCACTGCAATGGGCTAGTGGCATTTTACTGGAGATTTTGGtattaaataaattaaaggggtgggggggcggcCATAGTTTGCTTCTGGGGAGCTTGTAGCTGCATGTGGGGGATAAAGGATCCCCCTGGTCTTGATGCTATTTTTCTACTGACGTTGACGTTTTTATTAAAACACGGTAAACTACCGTGGGTGTCCCTTCTGTTCCGGAAGGCGCCTGCTCAAGGCAGCCCTGTCCCTTTCCCTCCTGGCTTTTGGAGCGTTGGAGGACACGTGTGTGACGTGTCGGCTGCCCCCCGGGGTCTCCTCCCTCGAGCCGTGGCAGCGTGGGGTGCCGGAAGCTGGAGGGGGATGGCTGGAGCTCTCTGCTGGAGCCCGTCACGCGGCGCTGGCTCTGCCCGATGCCCAGGTGAGTTCTGGGGCTCCCCCCGGGCCGTGCTCTGCTGAAAGCCGCCGTCCCTCCCCGTCACCCCTCGTTTTCCTGCGTACGGGGGCTCTCGGGGGCCCCCCAAGTCCTGACCCCCTCAAgaaggtgctgctgcaggagccccagaagcagctgaaagcaaCCGTGGGCGTTAGGGACGAACCCGACTAGGATGGTGGGTGACCAAACCTTTAGCGTGgcggtgtctgtctgtctgtctgtctgcccaCAGAGGGTGAGGGGTGCAAGCTCTGCCCCACGGGCTGGACGCTGCGCGGGACCAAGTGCTATTGAGTTGCCAACAGGATCAACCCTCGGAGCGAGAGCAAGCAGGACTGCGTGAATCGGGGTGCCGAGCTGCTGATGCCGGGGGACCAGGATGAGCTGGTAAAGGGACGGATGGCATCGGGGGTGTGGGACGGGTCCCAGGACTGCACCCGAGGGGCTGGTGGCACCCGGGGAAGGGTTAAGGGCTTGCCCAGAAATCTGGGGTCAGCACCCACCCCTGCGCCCAAGCCTCCGGGATGCCTCTGCCAGCGTCAGAGGGTGGGGGACACCAGTGGGGCTCGGTCCTGGGGTGGGGGCTGCGCGGGGACGGGTTGGAGCCTGTTTTGGGATGGCACGCTGGCATcaccccctgccctctccccgaTACGGGGTTTCGTAAAGGAAGTCGTACGGAAACCCACCAGGTACTTCTGGCTCGGCCTCTCCGTCCCCTCCGCCGGGAAGGGCTGGACCTGGCTGAACGGCTCCCGCCTGGACCAGGGCCGGTGAGCGCTTTGGGGAGGGATGGGTGTCGGGGTGGGCACCTCCACCGTCACCCGAGGGACCCTGGTGCCGTGACACGGGCTCCCCCCTGCACCCGCAGGTTCCAGCTGAGCCCCTGGGATGaaggcagagcctgcggggcgCTGAGGGGGAACAGGATCAGCTCCGACAGCCGCAGCTCGGGATTGCAGTGGATCTGCCGGAAAGAAGCCACCCAGCTCTGAGCcggggggtgaggggggccggggtgtcacacccccccccccccctttccccatccTCTTGTAATGTGCCAACAGCGGGGTGGGGAGCTGCCCCCTCATTTGCATGCTAATTTGTATATAAtgagggagctgcggggggggggggctggaggtaTTTGGGGTCAGGACGAGCCGTGGGGAGAAACCAGCAGGAGTGAAGACGCCAGTCGAAAGCACTGAAATCCTCAGTTACACCCAAAAAAATCACCATCAACGAGcgctcagaggagaaaaaaaaaaaaccaaaccgtcATGGGGTGAAAAACAATTCCTCCCGCTCCGAGATCCTCCAGCAGCTTCATCCAGGCCATTTATGACGAGGTTTCGGCCGAGCCGAGGTGCAGCGTGTGAAGGTCGCCCCCGCGGGAGGTGATGCTGGGCAAAGGGGCTGAGAAGtcttcctaaaaaaataaaataaaataaaataaaataaaataaaaataattaaaaaaaaaaaaaaaccaccaaatctGCTTTTGGGGGGAAACTGAGGGAGGAGGTAGAAATCAGTTGGGAGAGAAATGCTAAATTTATAACGGCTTTGTTGACCCCAGGATGATCCGAGCTCCTGCCGGGGAGAGGAGAACCCTAAAAAGACGCTCAGGAGGGTGGAAAAATGATTTAATGTAAAACTGGCGTAATTTGGGCGAGGGGGATGACCCTCAGCCATAGCTGGTAAAAGCCCTTGGAGGACCGGGAAGGAGCACGGGGTGGGTACGGAAGAGGTCACCCAGCCGGGGCAATAAAGGTGCGTTagtttttggttttatgtttattatttattattattagcgCAGCTTTGGGGCTGGAAGGGAAGGGGCGTGGggcaggttggggggggggggggggctctgccttCTCCTGCATGACGGCAACCGAACCAAATCCCAACCGGGGAGAGGAAAACCGCCCTCGGTGGGGCAGTAAAACGCCAAAAAGTGCCCGTAAGGGGAATATTTCACCCCCAAAAAGGCCAAAATTGGGCCGATCTCCCCTGCCTCCGTACCGGGGCCTGATGGATGTGGGACCTAGGCCCCACACGCACCCCTAGGGCCAACGTGGTCCCCCAGGCCCCCGGGAGTGTGGGGCCTGGCCCCGggcggaggggctgggagggatcctGGGGGCTTCGCCTCAGGGTGCGGGGGGGGACCCCGAGAGGCCTCGTGTGTGCCCCCGTCTCCCCCCCCGAGGGCCCATGGCCGAGTTTCCCATGATGCACCACGCCCAGGGCGCCCCCCCCCGGACTACAACTCCCGTCAGCCCCCGCGCGAGGGACTCTGTTTCCCGGCGCGCTCTGGAGGGTGGGAGCGGCGCAGCGCGCATGCGCCGCGGCGGAGAGGCGGAGGCAGGCCCTCCGCCATCTTGTCCCGGTCCCTGAGCAGTGTGagcgatggggggggggagggggggaggctcCTTTGGCTCTTAAAGGGGACACGGCCCCGGGGTGGGGCCACCTCGGGTCGAGATGGAGCGCGGCCCGGTGGAGGAGGTTCGGCGGCGGGTGGGACGGCCGCGGCGGGGACGGCGGCAGCGCGCCGGAGCCTCAGCCCTTCTCTTCCCGTTGGCTTTCCCTTCCCCGCCGCAGAGCCCGCTTTAAGGCCCGGCGGCGGGAacggggcggtggcggggggaggggggaggcgggtggggggggccgtGAGGGGCGGGGGAGCCTCGGGGGAAATGGCGGGAAGGCGGGAGGCGGGGTTAGGGAGAGAGGGCGGGGTTTGCGGGGAGGGGCGGGGTttgcggggaggggcggggcttGCGGACGAGGGGGCGGAGCCAGTCGAACGGGCGGGGTTGTGGAGGGGAGGGGCCAAGCGGAGGCGTAGGCGTGGCTGTGGTGTGTGGGCGGGGCCAAGGGGAGGGCAAGGCGCGTGGCAGGGGTTCAGAGGGGGTGGAGCCAAGGCGTGGGGGCGGGGACTAGCGGGGAGGCGGGGCTTCAGCAGGCTCAGGGGGCCAGCGTGGCCTCGCCCCCTTCCCCAGGCCCACCCACTTCATGTCCCCCCTGACCCCCCCCAGGCCTCCCCATGGAGCTGGGTCACCCCTGTGTCCCCCCTGACCCCCCCCATGGAGCTGGGTCACCCCCGTGTCCCCCCTGACCCCACCTCAGGCCCCTCCATGGAGCCAGGCCACCCCTGTGTCCCCCCTTCCATGTCCCTGTGTTTCCCCCAACACCCCCCTGACCCCCCCCAGGCCTCCCCAAGGAGCTGGGCCATCCCTATGtccccctgacaccccccccccccgacccctccATGGAGCCGGGccacccccatgtcccccctgACCCGCCCCTGGCCATCCCCCAGACCCCCCCATGGACCTGGGCCATCTCCATGTCCACCTCCCATGTCCCCacctgattccccccccccccccagaccacCCCATGGAGCCAGCCTGCCCCTAAATCCCCctcccgtgtccccatgtccccccctgACCATCCCCATGTTCCCCCCCTCCCTCAGACCCCCCCCATGGAGCCGGGCCGCCCCGGCCGGCAGCGGGCCCCCGATTGCATCCGACGACAGAAGCGACGGGAGCTGGACGCCCGCCGCAGCAAGTGCCGCATCCGCATCGGGGGGCACCTGGAGCGC
The sequence above is a segment of the Aptenodytes patagonicus chromosome 27, bAptPat1.pri.cur, whole genome shotgun sequence genome. Coding sequences within it:
- the LOC143171452 gene encoding LOW QUALITY PROTEIN: killer cell lectin-like receptor subfamily B member 1B allele C (The sequence of the model RefSeq protein was modified relative to this genomic sequence to represent the inferred CDS: substituted 1 base at 1 genomic stop codon); protein product: MAGALCWSPSRGAGSARCPEGEGCKLCPTGWTLRGTKCYXVANRINPRSESKQDCVNRGAELLMPGDQDELGFVKEVVRKPTRYFWLGLSVPSAGKGWTWLNGSRLDQGRFQLSPWDEGRACGALRGNRISSDSRSSGLQWICRKEATQL